TTAATTCTGCAATTTTTCTAGCAACTGGATGTATGCCACCTCCAGTAATAGAGACTACTTTAACTTTTTTACCTTCAGGTGTTAGTGTTAATCCGTCACCCCAACCACCTGATCCTTTGTTGACAAATACCGATTTATAATTCATATATATCACCCCTTCGTATAATTGAATACGTTTACATTTTATTTGCTAAATAATAGGTGATCCGCTCTGTAATAACCCCTCTGAGGAAGATAACAACTATCCCTACTAAGAAAAACCGAACCGCTAATTCAGCTGTTCCATAACCTGCCTGAATCAACCCATTTGCGATCCCCAAGTATACAAATAATTCTCCAGCATTAGCGTAAGGAAAAATAGACGTTACTGGATGCAAAAAAGAAACTAATGAATCAAAAAAAGCAGGTTTTTGTCTCTCTTCTACAAAACGTCCAAAAGTATAGGCCATCGGATTTGTTAGAAGAAGAATTGATAGTATTGGCATAAGTGTATATCTTAAAACCATAAACTTTGAAGCAAATTGAATTGCCTTCGTTACCCTCTCTTCACCAATGAATTTAATCATGGCGTAAGTAAACGTTAATAATACGACCAACGTAGGTACAATGCCGGTAAATAAATTCATAAATTGTTCTCCACCAGCATCAAACATTCCGATAAAATGTTCACCGAACCATTCTATCCATTCCATCATAAAACACCCCTTCTTTAGCTTTTTGTTTAGTTAAGTACCGAGCTTAACATTATAGCGTCACAAATTTTTCTTCCCCCTGTCGAATCATGTCATTTGTTTCTTTGAAATGGTTAGTAAGGCATTTTCACTTGCATTTTGTAGAGCAATATCGATCGCTGATTTTTTCCGTTTTTTGTCTTCATATTGTAAATCGTTTAGAATTTCTCCTACGTGACATCCGCGGAAACTTTCTATATCTTTGAACTTTGATAATACACTAACCCCCTTCATTGTCTGACAATCTAGAACGATATATTTCTCATCAACAACTAACATCACGATTGAACCGGCACCAAATTTTCTACGGGCTTGACCTGTAAATAAGTGAACATCTTTCTTCGTATTATATTTTTTAAAGAAGCGTTCAACAGATTTTCTATAATACCTCACCTGTATAAATGTTAAAAACGATTGCATAAGTAATAACCCACAAGCTAACGTGATCAATCCCATATTAATCCCCCTTATTTTAATATTGGAAATATTTATAATTTTAAGAAAATAATTTGTCCTGCAACATACGTAATTTCCAGACAGTTGTTGAAACATCAAGCTCAACCTTATCTTCTGTTAGAAACTCACCCTCGTTAATTGTTTTTTTAGCAATAACTTCTCCACTAATCAATCCTATAGGAATGTGCTTATTTAATTTCATATCTTTATGAGTTTCAAGTACCCCTCTAACAGAATAGCCGCCAATACCATCAATTTTTTCCCCTGGTTTAATTGGTCTTTTAGCCACTGCAACCGTTTCTGAAATGGGTGCACCTAATGGATGGATCGACTGTTCTTGTTCTAAAACCGCTTTCGCAATAGTTACTGGTGTTTCCAAACTTGCTAAGTGATACGGTCTGTAAAGCGTATAGTGATCACCATGTGACTTATGAACTTTCAATAAGTATCGCAATTCCTCATCAACAGGCTTCAATTCACTTTTTACAATCACAAACACACCAGGAGCTAGTCCATTAACATAATCCACTACTCCTAAACCATTTAACACTCCCCCCTGTTCTTTAAGAGTTAGCTTATCAGCAACATTTGTAAGATCTGCTTCTACACCGTGCATCCCAACTTTATCAGGAATTAAGCCAATTGCATTACTTAACAAATTCATTTCAGCCATTGTTTTTGTACCATCTTGAAAGGCTGCTAACATATGTGCACTCATATTCTTTTGCTTCGCTTCTTTAGCGCACGTATCAGGATTTGCCAGTGGGACCAATGGGTTATTTTTTCCTTTACCTGCCACAACCACTTCTAGTCCCATCAGTTTAGCAAATTCATACAACTCTACAATTGCCGCTGGTTCATCACCAGCTGAACCAGTATATACTAGGCCGGCTGAATCAAATAAATCATTCATGATCGAACCAACCGTAATATCCACCTCAACATTTAATAGGACGAGGTGCTTCTTAGCTTTTAGAGTTTCTAATGCTATATTAGCTCCCACTTCTGGAACCCCTGTGGCATCAACAATAATCTCCACATTAGGGGAGTGAATGACCTCCCTGTAATCTTGAGATGTCAATGTTTTTACAAGTCTATTTTCTCGAGATTGATAGAAATCTCTTGATTTGCTAACGTTTTCAATATTGACATCACAAATTCCCGTTACAACCATTCCAGAGACACGGGATATTTGTGCAATTAAACCAAACCCCATCTGTCCTGCACCAATAATACCTACTTTAATTGGCTCATTCCCTTTTTCTCTTTCCAACAATTTGCTATAAATCGACATGTTTCTTCCTCCTTTTTAATATAACACATTCTTTTCACATATGTTCCACAACAGATCAAAAAATATATTTATAACATACGTTACGATGTGTAACGTTTGTTATAATATATTTTAGATTATAGAAGCATTAACTAGGAATGTCAACCAAATCTTTTGTAATGATATACTTAAAAAATGGAGGGATAACAATGAATAGAAAAGATTATTATTACGATTCTACAGCTCCTGTGCCCAATTCACTGGTACCAGCTGTAAGCGGTATTATTATTAAAGAGAATGCTATCTTATTGCAGCAACGAGTTGATAATGGGAAATGGTCACTACCTGGTGGACAGCAAGAACCTGGAGAATCTATTGAGGCTGCTCTCAAAAGAGAAGTGAAAGAAGAAACAGGTCTAAATGTCAAAGTTACTCGGTTAATAGGGGTTTATAGTGATCCAAATCATGTTATTGCTTACGCAGATGGGGAAGTTCGCCAGCAGTTTTCTATATGTATGTTGTGTCAAGCAATTGATGGGAAATTGAAAAGCAGTAGTGAATCACTAGAGGTTAAATATATTCATCTGTCTAATTTAGAAACACTCAATATTCACCCTACACAAAAAATTCGTATACAAGATGCGCTAAGCCAAAGAACAGAAGCTTTTTTAAGATGAACAGGAAATGCGTACAACCATGGTCGCTATTTAAAATCATTTTAAGACTCAACTCCTATATTATTGTAAAATTTGCGTCTCATAGATTGTTAAGTATTTATTTGAACATTCAGTTTCCACATATAATGATCATAAAACGAACCTTCAATCAGTGGCGTTTTCGCTCTCCTTCCACTGATTCATCGTGGACTCAATCAGGACATTAAGCGGCCATTATCTTCCCTATCTATTTTGAGGCGGGAGTTTTATGGACGGTTATCTGTGATAAATTAACACCTCAACATATTTCATAATCATTGTATTCGCCTCAGATTCATCCCTAAAACACCTATGTACAGGCCAAATTAACCAGCTTAATAAACTGGTTGACCTCCTGTTTTAATATATATCTAATCTTTTTCTTTGCAAGATTTTAAGTACTTACCAACTTAAACCTTTTCAGAACAGTGGAAATATCGTAAAATAAGAGGCGATGAAAGAAAAGAGGTGTGTCTATGCTCAACGATATATTTATGATTTTTATCATTTTGTGGTCCATTTTGGTTTTTGTTTTTGTGGCCATTGGGGGCTACTTTATGTTTCGTAAATTTCTAAAAAAAATGCCTAAAGAAGATGGAAAATCCATTTTGGACTGGCAAGATTATTATATTAATGAGACACTTCATTTGTGGTCTGATGAGCAAAAAAAATTTCTGAATGAGTTAGTTGAGCCTGTACCTGAAATATTTAGAGATGTAGCAAAAGGGAAAATTGCTGGTAAAATCGGTGAATTGGCGTTAGAAAGTGATGCTGGAGAAATGAGTGAGGAATTAATTATTAAAGGGTATATTTTAGCCACTCCAAAAAGAGATCATAAATTTCTTCGCAAAAAACTTAAGGAAAAAAACATTGATGCAACCCCTTATGAAAGGTATTTTCTCCAATCATCTTAAATGAGGTTAATCATATAAAACGAACCTTCAATCAAGACATTAGCGTCCGTAAAACTCCCCCATCTTTTTTGAGGGAGTTTTACGGACGTTTATTACAACCCCCGGCATTTATAGTGCCGGGGTCTATGTTTGGACTGTCAATTCCGTTTGGCTCGTGTGATTGCGTGCCTGAAGCTGCTTTTCCATGGCTTTGAATTTCACATACATTGCGATCCGCCAAGGCACTATCATACCAAAAGCTAGAATAAAAAACATCCCAGCCAGCACTTCATACTCAAAATAAATACCAAAAATTAATTTGAAAATAAGTCTAATAGCTAAAAGGCCAAACAAAATGAATGGGAACGCTTTTGAACGTTTCATAAAAATATCATTACCGCGAATCTCAAACGCAGATGTTTTAATCAAGACGATTGAAAATAACATGCCGACAGTAAGTGCTTCTCCCACTTCAAATAAGGTAATTTCCCTGACTGGTGGATAAAGAAACATCATAAAACCCGTGGACATAGCAATAGGTGGAATAAGTATTTTCTTAACAGACGCAGGCTTTTGCATTGCTTTCATTCTAACAAAAAAAGCAAATAATGCCATACAAACAGCCAATATTGAGAACAAAACTGGATACATAGAATGACGTCCCTCCCTACTGAACCAGCACTAATTATATCACACTTCATTTCTTTTAATGCGGTTACACGCAAAAAACACAGATGGTTGGTTTATTCCTATTATGGTAATTGATATATGAATTAGCGTTAATGTTGGCTCTCTTATTGTTTTGCCAGGTCGTTATAGGCTTATCTTGTGAAAGGAAGAAAATGAACGTTCAATCAGGACATAAGCGTCCGTTATCTCCCGCCTAAATTGAGTTGTTGACCCGGGAGGTTTCCGGACGCTTATCTGTGATAAAAAAAAGTATAGCCTCCACTCAATGGTTATCAGGCTATACTTCCCTTATAACTACCTTTTTAGACAACGTCATACCCTTGCTCTTCAATCTCATCTTTTAAAGTCGCAACACTAACATTATTTTCATCAAAAGATACTGTTACAGAATTATTACTCAAATTAACTTCTGCATGTGTTACACCATTAACCTTGTTTAACGCACCTTCCACAGCTTCTTTACAATGGTTGCAGGACATTCCTTCAATCGTTATTTTTTCTGTTTTCATTTTACTCACTCCTTAAAATCAATTATTAAGATTTGGTAAATTGCTGAATCACTTTCATAAGCTCGTCTATTGTTTCATCACCATCCCCATGTCTGACAGCGTTTGTCACACACCCACGTGTATGGTCTTCTAATAGATTGTAGCCTACTTTTTTTAGCGCCGCATTTACAGCGGATACTTGTACGAGGATGTCAACACAATAACGGTCTTCTTCAATCATCTTCTGAATGCCTCTCACTTGACCTTCAATACGCTTTAAACGTTGGTTAAGCTGTTTTTTGTCCTCATCAGACCGCATTTTTACAGTCGTATTTTCCTGCTTAAGAGGTATTGTTAATTTTTCGTCCATAATTGTCACCTCTATCATTTTATAATTATACCATACCCCTGTTAAGTATTTGTGTCAACTGATTTTATTTAATCGTTACTCACATGCCCGACTTATGACCTTCTAATTGTAAAAGAATTATAGTTTGTCATTTTTATTTTATCCCCACTACATTCTTAATATTTCTAGACTGCTTACTCTATTCACAGTTCAAGGTTTGCCATTGTTTTTATTTCTCTAGTGGTACAAGTACATTAAACATTATACACGAATCCTTCTACATATTAAGGCCGTCTTCATGAGTGAGTTCCATTTTATCAACACCTTGTTGAAGAAAATACATCTTCTCATATAATCCCTTTTTAGCAATAAGTTCGTCGTGGGTCCCCTCTTCCGCAATCTGTCCTTCATGAAGAACAATAATGTGGTCAGCTTGTTTAATCGTTGATAAGCGATGAGCGATAGCAATTGTGGTTCTGTTTTTACTCATGTTAGTAAGTGCTTGTTGAATAACTGCTTCTGTTTCTGTATCAACGCTTGATGTGGCTTCATCTAAAATAAGAACTTTAGGCGTTCGGGCCATCGTTCTCGCAAATGATATTAATTGCCTTTGACCGTTCGATAATGTTCCACCTCTTTCTCCGACCGGCGTCGAATAGCCTTGTGAAAGTGCCGAGATAAACGTATGAGCATTAACGAATTTGGCAGCAGATTCTACCTCACTATCTGTCATTTCTTTATCGAATAAACGAATGTTAGACGCAACATCACCGACAAATAGAAAAGGATCTTGTAGTACAAGGCCAACTGATTTTCTTAATTCGTCATTTCGATAGTGGTCGATCAGTGAACCATCAATATAAATTT
The genomic region above belongs to Bacillus sp. A301a_S52 and contains:
- a CDS encoding PTS glucitol/sorbitol transporter subunit IIC is translated as MEWIEWFGEHFIGMFDAGGEQFMNLFTGIVPTLVVLLTFTYAMIKFIGEERVTKAIQFASKFMVLRYTLMPILSILLLTNPMAYTFGRFVEERQKPAFFDSLVSFLHPVTSIFPYANAGELFVYLGIANGLIQAGYGTAELAVRFFLVGIVVIFLRGVITERITYYLANKM
- a CDS encoding transcriptional regulator GutM, encoding MGLITLACGLLLMQSFLTFIQVRYYRKSVERFFKKYNTKKDVHLFTGQARRKFGAGSIVMLVVDEKYIVLDCQTMKGVSVLSKFKDIESFRGCHVGEILNDLQYEDKKRKKSAIDIALQNASENALLTISKKQMT
- a CDS encoding NAD(P)-dependent oxidoreductase, with the protein product MSIYSKLLEREKGNEPIKVGIIGAGQMGFGLIAQISRVSGMVVTGICDVNIENVSKSRDFYQSRENRLVKTLTSQDYREVIHSPNVEIIVDATGVPEVGANIALETLKAKKHLVLLNVEVDITVGSIMNDLFDSAGLVYTGSAGDEPAAIVELYEFAKLMGLEVVVAGKGKNNPLVPLANPDTCAKEAKQKNMSAHMLAAFQDGTKTMAEMNLLSNAIGLIPDKVGMHGVEADLTNVADKLTLKEQGGVLNGLGVVDYVNGLAPGVFVIVKSELKPVDEELRYLLKVHKSHGDHYTLYRPYHLASLETPVTIAKAVLEQEQSIHPLGAPISETVAVAKRPIKPGEKIDGIGGYSVRGVLETHKDMKLNKHIPIGLISGEVIAKKTINEGEFLTEDKVELDVSTTVWKLRMLQDKLFS
- a CDS encoding NUDIX domain-containing protein, translated to MNRKDYYYDSTAPVPNSLVPAVSGIIIKENAILLQQRVDNGKWSLPGGQQEPGESIEAALKREVKEETGLNVKVTRLIGVYSDPNHVIAYADGEVRQQFSICMLCQAIDGKLKSSSESLEVKYIHLSNLETLNIHPTQKIRIQDALSQRTEAFLR
- a CDS encoding DUF2621 domain-containing protein, yielding MLNDIFMIFIILWSILVFVFVAIGGYFMFRKFLKKMPKEDGKSILDWQDYYINETLHLWSDEQKKFLNELVEPVPEIFRDVAKGKIAGKIGELALESDAGEMSEELIIKGYILATPKRDHKFLRKKLKEKNIDATPYERYFLQSS
- a CDS encoding cytochrome c biogenesis protein CcdC; its protein translation is MYPVLFSILAVCMALFAFFVRMKAMQKPASVKKILIPPIAMSTGFMMFLYPPVREITLFEVGEALTVGMLFSIVLIKTSAFEIRGNDIFMKRSKAFPFILFGLLAIRLIFKLIFGIYFEYEVLAGMFFILAFGMIVPWRIAMYVKFKAMEKQLQARNHTSQTELTVQT
- the copZ gene encoding copper chaperone CopZ, yielding MKTEKITIEGMSCNHCKEAVEGALNKVNGVTHAEVNLSNNSVTVSFDENNVSVATLKDEIEEQGYDVV
- a CDS encoding metal-sensing transcriptional repressor, translating into MDEKLTIPLKQENTTVKMRSDEDKKQLNQRLKRIEGQVRGIQKMIEEDRYCVDILVQVSAVNAALKKVGYNLLEDHTRGCVTNAVRHGDGDETIDELMKVIQQFTKS